Proteins encoded within one genomic window of Lysinibacillus sphaericus:
- a CDS encoding TerC family protein, with translation MEAILLQYGWVLIVLVVLEGLLAADNAVVMAVMVKHLPHDLQKKALFYGLFGALIFRFSALFVITVLVNYWQIQAIGAAYLLFMSAKNIYDLRKGKDEEEENDDATVKKGSGFWMTVLKVELADIAFAIDSMLAAVAIAVTLPHLGNFDIGGINGGQFIIMLLGGFIGVIMMRFAAQWFVKILNDYPSLETAAFLIVGWVGVKLVVLTLAHEKVGILPEEFPHSTGWELTFWVVLIAIAFVGYLVGVRNKKQAK, from the coding sequence ATGGAAGCAATATTATTACAATACGGCTGGGTATTAATCGTACTAGTTGTATTAGAAGGATTACTAGCAGCAGATAATGCAGTAGTAATGGCTGTTATGGTGAAACACTTACCGCATGACCTACAAAAGAAGGCACTTTTTTACGGATTATTTGGTGCACTAATATTCCGATTCTCTGCGCTCTTTGTTATTACAGTATTAGTTAATTACTGGCAAATTCAAGCTATTGGGGCAGCTTACTTATTGTTTATGTCAGCCAAAAATATTTATGATTTGCGAAAAGGCAAAGATGAGGAAGAAGAAAATGATGATGCTACTGTAAAAAAAGGATCAGGCTTCTGGATGACTGTTTTAAAAGTGGAACTTGCAGATATAGCATTTGCAATCGATTCAATGCTTGCTGCGGTTGCAATTGCCGTAACGCTTCCACACTTAGGTAATTTTGATATTGGCGGCATTAATGGCGGACAATTCATTATTATGTTGTTAGGTGGTTTTATCGGTGTTATTATGATGCGTTTTGCAGCGCAATGGTTTGTAAAAATTTTAAACGACTATCCTTCACTTGAAACAGCAGCGTTTTTAATTGTTGGCTGGGTAGGGGTAAAACTTGTTGTATTAACGTTAGCTCATGAAAAAGTGGGTATTTTACCTGAAGAATTCCCACATTCAACAGGCTGGGAATTAACTTTCTGGGTTGTATTAATTGCGATTGCATTTGTCGGTTATTTAGTAGGTGTTCGTAATAAAAAACAAGCAAAATAA
- a CDS encoding SDR family oxidoreductase, whose amino-acid sequence MGVHFFTGFPGFISSQLIRELFQENKTQKVIAIVLAGQYPKAMIEKSKIEVDYPQCEIQIVEGDITLPNLGLANQLIQEIVPQIEVFWHLAAIYDLAVPRDIAWKVNVHGTAMVNDFVRTLPHLKRYMYFSTAYVAGTREGVLRENELIRPKAFKNYYEETKYEAEHRVEDLKSEVPITIIRPGIVRGHSVTGETIKFDGPYFFLNMVDKLKWLPIIPYIGMSSSAINVVPVDYIINASTFLVDEKSAEGKTLHLTDPNPHPVQEVYRTMVKLLTNHYPKGRFPLALAKKSLQVPFIRKKLGVEQETLDYLTWHATFDTTEAIAILQKGNIACPDFIQTMPKMVDFYLAHKEDENYHIQIK is encoded by the coding sequence ATGGGTGTTCATTTTTTTACGGGGTTTCCAGGGTTTATTTCAAGTCAATTAATTCGAGAATTATTTCAAGAAAATAAAACACAAAAGGTTATCGCCATTGTTTTAGCGGGGCAATATCCAAAAGCGATGATTGAAAAAAGCAAGATTGAAGTAGACTATCCTCAATGTGAAATACAGATTGTTGAGGGAGACATCACTCTACCCAATTTAGGATTAGCCAATCAATTAATACAGGAAATCGTGCCTCAAATTGAAGTGTTTTGGCATCTAGCAGCGATTTATGATTTAGCCGTTCCACGAGATATTGCTTGGAAGGTCAATGTACATGGAACTGCGATGGTCAATGATTTTGTTCGAACATTGCCCCATCTTAAGCGTTATATGTATTTTAGTACTGCGTATGTTGCTGGAACACGAGAAGGCGTATTACGCGAAAATGAATTGATTCGCCCGAAGGCATTTAAAAACTACTATGAGGAAACGAAATATGAAGCAGAGCATCGTGTGGAAGATTTAAAGTCAGAGGTACCTATCACGATTATCCGACCAGGGATTGTGCGAGGGCATTCCGTGACAGGGGAAACAATTAAATTTGATGGGCCCTATTTCTTTTTGAATATGGTTGATAAATTAAAATGGTTGCCGATTATACCTTATATAGGAATGTCTAGCTCAGCTATTAATGTTGTGCCCGTCGATTATATTATCAATGCCTCCACTTTTTTAGTGGATGAGAAAAGTGCTGAAGGGAAAACATTACATTTAACAGACCCTAATCCTCATCCTGTACAAGAGGTATACCGTACAATGGTGAAATTATTGACAAATCATTATCCAAAAGGACGTTTTCCTTTAGCACTAGCCAAAAAATCGTTACAAGTGCCGTTTATTCGCAAAAAGTTAGGGGTCGAGCAAGAAACTTTAGATTACTTAACATGGCATGCAACCTTTGATACAACAGAAGCAATTGCTATATTACAAAAAGGAAATATAGCATGCCCTGATTTTATACAAACGATGCCAAAGATGGTGGATTTTTATCTAGCACATAAAGAAGATGAAAACTATCATATTCAAATTAAATAA
- a CDS encoding efflux RND transporter permease subunit, translating into MNISNFSIKRPVFTLVTMLLVIILGGVSLLKIPITLIPELNPPIGVVVTSYPGASSTEVNEKVTKPLEAALATLPGIKKLQSTSQEGSNLIVLEFNWTTNIEDVQLDILQRIDMTPLPNDAQKPNFLKFDPSQFPIIQLSLRAENDQVDVRVLAESLEKELRRTEGVASVNVSGKLVEEVQVTLDESKLIAKGLTQADIIQIIQSNNVSLPGEPVLTADDKMLTTRIISTLTTPQDIADLIVSVNPIDGQTLTVGDVATVERTEQKAITETRANNHPAVLMSVLQESGANTAEVSKAFQQALNDLLAKEQYKGVTADILVDQGNYVDLAISNIGSSLLLGGLFAMLVLFVFLRGVKSPIIIGIAIPYSVIVTFVLMYFADFTLNIMTLGALALGIGMLVDNAIVVIENIERHLGLGKEPIEAAKQGTKEVALAITASTLTTIAVFIPVMFIEGLIGQIFTEFALTISFSLIASLSVALTVVPMLASRLLKMKDHNINEIRKTSSFYKRYNASIVWVLQHRLLVILSAIVLFGLSLFGLSKIGTEFLPATDEGFASISVNLDQGAAITKTEKVVAAIESRLKEEQDVDVYVSLIGGTQQSQSRGQTSANQAEIYVKLVPLADRKRSIFEFVEEVERELNNELGEQAEITFNVSTSSGSAPNTLTFRLTDSNEQRLYASVEKVQHELSRIDAVTNVLTDLDETIQEIQIEVDREKAKDYGFVPAQIAQTVNQMTKGQLTTQMIDDGGTVLSVYTGFGQAFNESMDALKAMKLRSPAGLFVKLDEIANVSIQEGPVSIRRSDQAAAVAFFVDYKAKESLGGISKKVDHALEKANLPAETQVVFSGDRELYDSAIDDMLLAVALAIVLVYIVMAAQFESFKYPFVIMFTVPLMIIGVAMAMFATKTLLGVTSVIGILVLVGIVVNNGIVLVDYINQQKQQGMQAYDAILLATQDRLRPILMTALTTILGLLPLALGIGEGTEMNQPMGIAVIGGLITSTLLTLYIVPAVYSLMDKETRKLP; encoded by the coding sequence ATGAACATTAGCAACTTTTCAATTAAAAGACCTGTTTTTACGCTTGTTACAATGCTACTCGTTATTATTTTAGGTGGCGTATCGTTGTTAAAAATCCCGATCACGTTAATTCCTGAATTAAATCCCCCTATTGGTGTCGTGGTGACGTCATATCCTGGGGCGAGTTCAACGGAAGTAAATGAAAAGGTAACAAAACCTTTAGAGGCGGCATTGGCCACCTTGCCAGGCATAAAAAAACTACAATCTACTTCGCAGGAAGGTTCAAATTTAATTGTGCTAGAGTTTAATTGGACGACGAATATTGAGGATGTTCAATTGGATATTTTGCAACGTATAGATATGACACCTTTACCAAACGATGCACAAAAGCCAAATTTTTTGAAATTTGACCCGTCACAGTTTCCAATTATTCAACTTTCCTTACGCGCAGAAAATGACCAAGTGGATGTACGAGTATTAGCAGAATCACTGGAAAAAGAGCTTCGTCGTACAGAAGGGGTTGCGAGTGTCAATGTTTCTGGCAAATTGGTAGAAGAAGTACAAGTAACATTGGATGAATCAAAACTAATAGCAAAGGGCTTAACCCAAGCAGATATTATCCAAATAATTCAATCGAATAATGTCTCACTTCCTGGAGAGCCAGTTTTAACTGCAGATGACAAAATGTTGACGACTAGGATTATTAGTACGTTAACTACACCACAAGATATTGCAGATTTAATCGTATCCGTCAATCCAATAGATGGTCAAACATTAACGGTGGGAGATGTAGCGACGGTCGAGCGCACAGAGCAAAAAGCAATAACAGAAACGCGTGCTAATAATCATCCGGCTGTGTTAATGTCCGTTTTGCAAGAATCTGGTGCTAATACTGCTGAAGTATCTAAAGCCTTTCAACAAGCTTTAAATGATTTACTAGCGAAGGAGCAATACAAAGGTGTAACAGCAGACATACTAGTCGATCAAGGCAATTATGTAGATTTAGCAATAAGTAATATCGGTTCTTCATTACTGCTAGGTGGCTTATTCGCTATGCTTGTGTTATTTGTCTTTTTACGTGGTGTGAAAAGCCCAATTATTATTGGGATTGCCATTCCGTACTCGGTCATTGTCACATTTGTGCTAATGTATTTTGCTGATTTTACACTCAACATCATGACCTTAGGTGCATTAGCATTAGGTATTGGGATGCTTGTCGACAATGCCATCGTTGTAATAGAGAATATTGAACGGCATTTAGGGCTTGGCAAGGAACCAATCGAAGCAGCAAAACAAGGAACAAAGGAAGTAGCACTAGCTATAACAGCATCTACATTAACAACGATTGCTGTGTTTATTCCAGTCATGTTTATTGAAGGCTTAATTGGGCAAATATTTACGGAATTTGCACTTACCATTTCCTTTAGTTTAATTGCCTCATTGTCAGTGGCATTAACCGTTGTACCTATGCTGGCAAGTCGTTTGTTAAAAATGAAAGATCATAATATCAATGAAATTCGCAAGACATCTTCGTTTTATAAGCGCTACAATGCGTCTATAGTTTGGGTATTGCAGCATCGCTTGTTGGTCATTTTATCGGCAATCGTGCTCTTTGGCTTATCGCTCTTTGGATTATCGAAAATAGGGACAGAATTTTTACCTGCAACAGATGAAGGTTTTGCTTCTATTAGTGTAAATCTTGACCAAGGGGCTGCTATAACAAAAACAGAAAAGGTAGTCGCAGCCATTGAAAGTCGTTTAAAAGAAGAACAAGATGTCGATGTTTATGTTAGCCTAATCGGGGGTACTCAACAGTCTCAATCTCGTGGACAAACAAGTGCAAATCAAGCAGAAATTTACGTCAAGCTAGTACCACTTGCAGATCGCAAGCGCTCCATTTTTGAGTTTGTAGAAGAAGTGGAAAGGGAACTAAATAATGAGTTAGGGGAGCAAGCAGAAATTACATTTAATGTTTCTACATCATCTGGTTCAGCTCCAAATACATTGACATTCCGACTAACAGATTCAAATGAACAACGTTTATATGCATCAGTTGAGAAAGTACAGCACGAACTAAGTCGTATAGATGCAGTCACAAATGTTTTGACTGATTTAGACGAAACGATACAAGAGATTCAGATAGAGGTGGATCGCGAAAAAGCGAAGGATTATGGTTTTGTACCGGCTCAAATAGCCCAAACGGTCAATCAAATGACAAAAGGGCAGTTGACGACGCAGATGATTGATGATGGTGGAACGGTGTTATCGGTGTATACCGGTTTTGGACAGGCGTTTAACGAAAGTATGGACGCTTTAAAGGCAATGAAGCTACGTTCACCAGCAGGACTATTTGTTAAGCTTGATGAAATTGCTAACGTATCTATACAAGAAGGACCAGTATCCATTAGACGTTCCGATCAAGCTGCAGCAGTTGCATTTTTCGTTGATTATAAAGCCAAGGAGTCATTAGGGGGCATTTCTAAAAAGGTCGATCACGCACTTGAAAAAGCGAATTTGCCTGCTGAAACGCAAGTTGTGTTTAGTGGGGATCGAGAGTTATATGATAGTGCAATTGATGACATGCTTTTAGCAGTTGCTCTCGCCATAGTGCTAGTCTACATTGTGATGGCGGCGCAGTTTGAGTCGTTTAAATATCCTTTCGTTATTATGTTTACAGTACCACTTATGATTATAGGTGTTGCGATGGCAATGTTTGCGACGAAAACACTGCTAGGTGTGACATCTGTTATCGGCATATTAGTACTTGTTGGCATTGTTGTGAATAATGGTATTGTGCTTGTCGATTATATTAATCAGCAAAAGCAGCAGGGCATGCAGGCGTATGATGCCATTTTACTTGCTACACAAGACCGACTTCGCCCGATTTTAATGACAGCATTAACAACGATATTAGGATTGCTACCACTAGCGCTTGGTATTGGCGAAGGTACTGAGATGAATCAGCCGATGGGTATCGCTGTAATAGGTGGCCTGATTACATCAACTTTGCTGACATTATATATTGTGCCAGCTGTGTATAGCTTAATGGATAAAGAAACTAGAAAATTGCCTTAG
- a CDS encoding peptide chain release factor 3: MTSNLEKDILARRTFAIISHPDAGKTTITEKLLLFGGAIRDAGTVKGKKTGKFATSDWMEIEKQRGISVTSSVMQFDYSGSRINILDTPGHQDFSEDTYRTLMAVDSAVMVVDAAKGIEAQTLKLFKVCKMRGIPIFTFINKLDRQGKEPLELIEELEEVLGIHAYPMNWPIGMGKEFLGIYDRYNKRIEQFRTEEEERFLPIDENGELAIDHPMKVTSYYSQAMDDIMLLNEAGNAYSEEKIRRGELTPVFFGSALTNFGVQTFLETYLQFAPTPQPRITEDEQYIDPVEHPEFSGFIFKIQANMNPAHRDRIAFVRIVSGKFERGMNMTLSRTGKSFKVTQSTQFLADDRETVDVAVAGDIIGLYDTGTYQIGDTVVGGKKTFQFEKLPQFTPELFVRVTAKNVMKSKQFHKGILQLVQEGAIQYYKTLHTEEVILGAVGQLQFEVFEHRMKNEYNVEVRMEPIGSKMARWIENEEDVKESMSSSRSMLVKDRFDNLVFLFENEFAMRWFADKNENIKLYSLL, translated from the coding sequence ATGACTTCAAATTTAGAAAAAGATATATTAGCACGACGTACGTTCGCCATTATCAGTCACCCGGATGCTGGGAAAACGACGATAACGGAAAAGCTTTTACTTTTTGGCGGAGCAATTCGTGACGCTGGTACGGTAAAAGGTAAGAAAACAGGGAAATTTGCCACATCAGACTGGATGGAAATCGAAAAGCAACGTGGAATCTCGGTAACATCTTCTGTTATGCAGTTTGACTATAGTGGTTCCCGCATCAATATTTTGGACACACCAGGGCACCAAGATTTCTCAGAAGATACGTATCGTACATTAATGGCAGTAGATAGTGCTGTCATGGTTGTAGATGCAGCTAAAGGTATTGAGGCGCAGACGTTAAAACTATTTAAAGTTTGTAAAATGCGTGGCATTCCTATATTTACATTTATTAATAAACTGGACCGTCAAGGGAAAGAGCCATTAGAGCTAATTGAAGAGCTTGAAGAGGTACTTGGTATTCATGCGTACCCTATGAACTGGCCAATTGGTATGGGGAAAGAGTTCCTTGGTATTTATGACCGTTATAACAAACGTATTGAGCAATTCCGTACAGAAGAGGAGGAGCGTTTCTTACCAATCGATGAAAATGGCGAATTAGCAATTGACCATCCGATGAAAGTAACGTCTTATTACTCACAAGCGATGGATGACATTATGCTTCTTAATGAAGCAGGAAATGCTTATTCAGAGGAAAAAATCCGTCGTGGCGAATTAACACCCGTGTTCTTTGGTTCGGCTTTAACAAACTTTGGGGTGCAGACATTCCTTGAAACTTATTTACAATTTGCTCCAACTCCTCAACCTCGTATTACAGAAGATGAGCAGTATATTGATCCAGTGGAGCATCCAGAGTTTTCAGGCTTTATTTTTAAAATTCAAGCGAATATGAATCCTGCACACCGTGACCGTATTGCCTTTGTACGTATCGTATCGGGTAAATTTGAGCGTGGTATGAATATGACATTATCTCGTACAGGTAAATCTTTTAAAGTGACACAGTCTACACAGTTTCTTGCTGACGACCGTGAAACAGTGGATGTAGCGGTAGCTGGAGATATTATTGGTTTATATGATACAGGGACATATCAAATTGGTGATACAGTCGTTGGCGGTAAGAAAACATTCCAATTTGAAAAATTGCCGCAGTTCACGCCTGAGTTGTTTGTTCGTGTGACAGCGAAAAACGTCATGAAATCTAAGCAATTCCATAAAGGGATATTGCAATTAGTGCAAGAAGGAGCCATTCAATATTACAAAACACTTCATACAGAAGAAGTGATTCTAGGTGCAGTTGGTCAATTACAATTTGAAGTATTTGAACACCGCATGAAAAATGAATACAATGTTGAAGTGAGAATGGAGCCAATTGGTTCGAAAATGGCACGTTGGATTGAAAATGAAGAAGATGTCAAAGAGTCAATGTCTTCAAGTCGTTCAATGCTTGTAAAAGACCGCTTTGACAATCTTGTTTTCCTATTCGAAAATGAGTTTGCAATGCGCTGGTTCGCAGATAAAAACGAAAACATCAAATTATATAGCCTGCTATAA
- a CDS encoding UDP-N-acetylmuramoyl-L-alanyl-D-glutamate--2,6-diaminopimelate ligase, producing the protein MYAEELLSALPLKKIIGVLPDQVTDIVIDSRSVQPNSMFVCIKGYTVDGHNYAQKAVEGGATIVVTERELPLADAIAQVIVKDTDRAVGLLAAKFFDYPSKDMTMIGVTGTNGKTSVTGIIQNIMHGMGEKSALSGTIGFNLNGILYESANTTSDALSTQQMIFRAKMEGCRLMTMEVSSHGLALGRLAGVDYDVAIFTNLTHDHLDFHGTMEEYGNAKGLLFSQLGQDLEKNKFVVLNADDAWSERYAAMTPFPVWTYGLNNETADFRAVNCEYHDYMTSFDVIMPEGIFPVKMHLLGEFNIYNVLAAMVAFYGRGYSMDTIIEQIEQLPPVKGRMEKVCSDLPVQIFVDYAHTPDAIEKAIAAATPYKKGKLIFLVGTGGNRDKSKRPAMAEKASAADYVILTTDDPRYEDYDSITGDLAKGMLHKNYACIGDRAEAVRHAIEVAEPGDMIIFAGKGHEDYQIIENTKYPHSDAEIAIKAGQLKFV; encoded by the coding sequence ATGTATGCAGAGGAATTGTTAAGTGCATTACCTTTGAAAAAAATAATTGGCGTGTTACCAGACCAAGTGACGGATATTGTGATTGATTCTCGAAGTGTGCAGCCGAACAGCATGTTTGTTTGTATTAAAGGTTACACAGTAGATGGCCATAATTATGCACAAAAAGCTGTTGAGGGTGGTGCAACAATTGTTGTTACGGAACGTGAACTACCATTAGCAGACGCAATTGCACAAGTTATTGTGAAGGATACAGATCGTGCAGTCGGTTTGTTGGCTGCTAAGTTTTTTGACTATCCTTCAAAGGATATGACAATGATTGGTGTAACAGGGACAAATGGTAAAACATCTGTAACAGGTATTATTCAAAATATTATGCACGGCATGGGCGAGAAATCTGCACTATCAGGTACTATAGGCTTTAATTTAAATGGTATTTTATATGAATCTGCAAATACTACGAGCGATGCATTATCGACACAACAAATGATTTTTCGTGCGAAAATGGAAGGCTGTCGTTTAATGACAATGGAGGTATCATCACATGGATTAGCACTGGGCCGTTTGGCAGGTGTCGATTATGATGTTGCTATTTTTACAAATCTTACACATGATCATCTTGATTTCCATGGTACGATGGAGGAATATGGGAATGCAAAAGGCTTATTATTCTCTCAACTTGGACAAGATTTAGAAAAAAATAAATTCGTGGTGCTCAATGCTGATGATGCTTGGTCAGAACGCTATGCTGCAATGACGCCATTCCCAGTATGGACATACGGATTAAACAATGAGACAGCAGATTTTCGTGCCGTGAACTGTGAATATCATGATTACATGACTTCATTTGATGTCATTATGCCTGAAGGGATATTCCCTGTTAAAATGCATTTATTAGGTGAGTTCAATATTTACAATGTTCTTGCTGCGATGGTTGCTTTTTATGGCAGAGGCTATTCAATGGATACGATTATTGAACAAATAGAGCAACTACCGCCAGTTAAAGGACGTATGGAAAAAGTATGCTCTGATTTACCTGTACAAATTTTTGTCGATTATGCACACACACCGGATGCGATTGAAAAGGCTATTGCAGCAGCTACACCTTATAAAAAAGGTAAGCTTATTTTCTTAGTTGGTACAGGTGGTAATCGCGATAAATCAAAACGCCCTGCAATGGCTGAAAAGGCATCAGCAGCAGATTATGTGATTTTAACGACAGATGATCCACGTTATGAGGATTACGATAGTATAACAGGTGATCTTGCAAAAGGAATGTTGCATAAAAATTATGCATGTATCGGAGACAGAGCAGAAGCAGTGCGACATGCAATAGAAGTAGCTGAACCTGGGGATATGATTATTTTTGCTGGTAAAGGCCATGAAGATTATCAAATTATCGAAAATACGAAATATCCACATAGTGATGCTGAAATTGCGATTAAGGCTGGACAATTGAAATTTGTATAA
- a CDS encoding two-component system sensor histidine kinase NtrB, whose translation MELLRMRNEIVLLFYVTAIFAYGVLIMLNIYSSLEVLIGIMLLLLLPLLAGKVFNIKPVAMQWVIIISGNMAILYPNIISFSLPNFISFIFFILLMTIYQSIKLNTLISIISLLEIIALSFYHRISTDSIGHFQYIETFVFVIVLLTIIGWIQSRHLQHFWYRLNEINSQKKQELLSQEAYLHLFFQHANDCIAVFSLDNRIIDVNPAFEEVYGWTRAECVGKTIPLVPPENVLEAEQRYASLLEGKSFKLIETQDMRKDGTVFDVEISLSPIYDRTNKMIAVSAISRDISYKKVNEQLLLQSEKLKLAGEIAAGVAHEIRNPMAVISGFVQMMSTEKDSTCYAYTEIIQSEIERINLIIGEFLVLSKPHVEQLKVVSIDEVINNISQLFHLEFQKHNITFSMHIVSNNNRILANENQLKQVFINIIKNAIEAIEAHTANGEIIIYIAKDAEGLNMVTITDNGVGMSEALIKRVYEPFYTTKSTGTGLGMLITNKIIQEHGGTIAIESKINCGTTIKIKLPQAEN comes from the coding sequence ATGGAATTATTACGTATGCGTAATGAAATTGTCTTGCTATTTTATGTGACAGCGATTTTTGCCTATGGCGTGCTCATTATGCTAAATATTTATAGTAGCCTCGAGGTACTAATTGGTATAATGCTCCTTTTGCTTTTACCGTTATTAGCCGGAAAAGTTTTTAACATTAAACCAGTAGCAATGCAGTGGGTAATCATTATATCAGGGAATATGGCTATTCTATATCCTAATATCATTAGCTTTTCCTTACCTAATTTTATTTCCTTTATTTTCTTTATATTATTAATGACGATTTATCAATCGATAAAACTAAATACCCTTATTAGTATTATTTCTTTACTGGAAATTATAGCACTATCTTTTTATCACCGTATTTCTACTGATTCCATTGGGCATTTTCAGTATATTGAAACCTTTGTTTTCGTTATAGTGTTACTTACAATTATCGGCTGGATTCAATCGCGACATTTACAACACTTTTGGTATCGACTCAATGAAATAAACTCTCAAAAAAAACAAGAGTTGCTGTCTCAAGAAGCCTATTTGCATTTATTTTTTCAGCATGCAAATGATTGCATCGCGGTTTTTAGTTTAGATAATCGTATTATCGATGTAAACCCTGCCTTTGAAGAAGTATACGGTTGGACAAGAGCCGAATGTGTTGGCAAAACCATCCCACTCGTTCCTCCAGAAAATGTTTTAGAGGCGGAACAACGCTATGCAAGTTTATTAGAAGGAAAAAGCTTTAAGCTGATAGAAACACAGGATATGCGAAAAGATGGTACGGTTTTTGATGTAGAAATTTCACTTTCACCTATTTATGATCGTACAAACAAAATGATTGCGGTCTCTGCTATTTCACGTGATATATCTTATAAAAAGGTCAATGAACAACTTTTACTACAATCCGAAAAGCTAAAACTGGCAGGTGAGATTGCTGCTGGCGTGGCACATGAAATCCGCAATCCAATGGCCGTTATCTCTGGTTTTGTGCAAATGATGAGTACGGAAAAAGACTCCACTTGTTACGCGTATACGGAAATCATTCAATCTGAAATCGAGCGGATTAACTTAATTATTGGAGAATTTTTAGTGTTGTCAAAACCTCATGTCGAACAATTAAAAGTTGTATCAATTGATGAAGTCATCAATAACATTAGCCAATTGTTTCACCTTGAATTTCAAAAACATAACATCACTTTTTCAATGCATATCGTCAGTAATAATAATCGAATACTGGCTAATGAAAATCAGCTGAAACAAGTATTCATCAATATTATTAAAAATGCCATTGAAGCGATTGAGGCACATACAGCAAATGGAGAAATTATTATTTACATTGCCAAAGATGCTGAAGGGTTGAATATGGTGACCATTACAGATAATGGAGTTGGGATGTCAGAGGCATTGATTAAACGTGTATATGAGCCCTTTTATACTACCAAATCCACAGGGACTGGGCTTGGTATGCTCATTACAAACAAGATTATTCAAGAACATGGTGGAACCATTGCAATTGAAAGCAAAATTAACTGTGGAACAACGATTAAAATAAAACTGCCACAAGCAGAAAACTAA
- a CDS encoding aldehyde dehydrogenase has product MNFTPQDVENMITEQRQFYFSRATKDVKFRKQQLLKLKKSILKYEKEILNALYLDLRKSEFEAYATEIGIVLESISYMVKNLEEWMKPETVKTPIQLQMGKSFIVREPYGVTLIIGPFNYPFQLVIEPLIGAIIGGNTAIVKPSETSVHTANIVKKIIEETFEPSYIRVVEGEKDEVNALIHASFDYIFFTGSVAVGKVVAKAAAERLTPIALELGGKSPAIVDQTANLEVAAKRIAWGKFTNTGQTCVAPDYLLVHKDVYDRFMKLFKDTIRSFYGKNALKSPDYGRIVNLRQFDRLQQILVEERDTITYGGRTDRDDLYIEPTIIEYVKWSSPSMQDELFGPILPVMVYDDLRLAIHQIRQLPKPLAAYFFSEHEKAIQYFLEELPFGGGCINDTVTHVGNQHLPFGGVGPSGVNAYHGKASFENFTHPKSILKKSSKLETNVLFPPYKQKVKLIRTIMK; this is encoded by the coding sequence ATGAATTTTACGCCACAAGATGTTGAAAATATGATTACAGAGCAGCGCCAATTTTATTTTTCTCGCGCTACAAAAGATGTGAAATTTCGCAAACAACAATTATTGAAACTAAAAAAATCTATTTTAAAGTATGAAAAAGAAATTTTGAATGCGTTGTATTTAGACTTAAGAAAAAGCGAGTTTGAGGCATATGCAACAGAAATAGGTATTGTCCTTGAAAGTATTTCTTATATGGTGAAAAATCTGGAAGAATGGATGAAGCCTGAAACAGTTAAAACACCGATTCAACTTCAAATGGGAAAAAGTTTTATTGTTCGAGAGCCGTATGGCGTCACATTAATTATCGGGCCTTTTAATTACCCATTTCAGCTAGTTATAGAGCCGCTCATTGGCGCAATTATTGGCGGCAATACGGCTATTGTAAAACCATCGGAAACGTCTGTGCATACCGCCAATATTGTGAAGAAAATAATTGAAGAAACATTCGAGCCTTCCTATATTCGTGTTGTAGAAGGAGAGAAAGACGAAGTGAATGCACTGATTCACGCTTCATTTGACTATATATTCTTTACTGGCAGTGTAGCTGTCGGTAAAGTAGTGGCAAAAGCCGCAGCTGAACGATTAACGCCGATTGCGCTTGAACTTGGTGGCAAAAGCCCAGCAATTGTTGACCAAACGGCTAATTTGGAAGTGGCTGCTAAACGTATAGCATGGGGGAAATTCACAAATACTGGTCAAACCTGTGTAGCGCCAGACTATTTACTTGTCCATAAAGACGTTTATGACCGATTTATGAAATTGTTCAAGGATACGATTCGTTCTTTCTATGGAAAAAATGCACTCAAAAGCCCTGATTACGGTCGCATTGTGAATTTAAGACAATTTGATCGACTTCAACAAATTTTAGTAGAGGAACGAGACACAATTACATATGGTGGTCGAACAGACCGTGATGACTTATATATTGAGCCAACCATTATTGAATATGTAAAGTGGTCAAGTCCCTCAATGCAAGATGAGCTTTTTGGACCGATTTTACCTGTTATGGTATATGATGATTTGCGTCTTGCTATTCATCAAATTCGTCAACTTCCTAAGCCTTTAGCGGCATATTTTTTCTCGGAACATGAAAAAGCGATTCAATACTTTTTAGAAGAATTGCCATTTGGAGGAGGCTGTATAAATGATACGGTAACTCATGTAGGAAATCAGCATTTGCCATTTGGAGGGGTTGGTCCTTCGGGGGTGAATGCATATCATGGCAAGGCAAGTTTTGAAAATTTTACACATCCAAAATCAATATTAAAAAAATCATCAAAGCTCGAAACGAATGTTCTATTTCCGCCATATAAACAAAAGGTTAAGCTTATTCGTACGATCATGAAGTAA